The Lolium rigidum isolate FL_2022 chromosome 1, APGP_CSIRO_Lrig_0.1, whole genome shotgun sequence region AGGGTGGAGGGGACACATCAATCGAGGGATCGCGCATCCTCCCAATTCACTCGTGGGGAGGGTGACAAAGAGGTGGGTGGGCCTTTCTGTTCTATGTTCAAAATTCACAGATGATGAGATTGGAAACACGCCTCAGGCCAAGGATTACCATGCATGATACAGCCTTTAGTTTTGATCTCacgaataaaaaggaaaaaaaatcaacATCAATTGCTCTTCTAATCCTCAACCAGCAAATGCCGTTTCCTTCTTCAAAAGAAGCTAACAAAACCCATCTCGACATATCGTCAGGAGGAAAACTTCTGATGTCCGAAGGTGGAACCACGAAACCTCTCTTCTTTTCGCTCCAAGGTCAATCGGGGCAAAATCAGCTAGCGATCAAACTGTCAACAGCCGCAATGAAGGGACTGGGACTGGTGCAATAGTTCCCTCTCTGCAGTTTCCTCTGTAGATAACACCTGCTATGAGAGAGATCATCATCATGAAATAGATCTATCAAAATTCAAAGAGGGCTAAGGTGAAACAAGTGCTAAAATGTTAGTACATTGTATCTGTTTAGACTGGAAATGCATGACTCACTTTTGACGGATTATGTCTTTTCAGTGTTTCTTCTTACGAATATCCAAACGGTTCTTCAGCTGCATAAATAAAATTCGATGATCAATCACCTCGGACTAAAACAGTGGTGTACATGGCACAAACAAAATTAAATTTGACTGGCCAGGGAGCAATACTGAACATGCAATCTGCCCCTAGTTCAATTTCTTTTGACATCTATACTTTTGgagtatggaaaaccatgtgcactAACAAACACGGGATATAATTAGAACAATGATTGAGCTTCTGTGATAACAATACAGACAATGCCTAGATTCCAATCGTAGCAACCTTTCAAAATGGTGTGTTCAGGAGGGCGAACCACTTCCTAGTTGGTCACCAAATTGCTCGAGGCCAAGCATGCTTAACGTTACAGTTCTTTGGAGATGTGTGCTTCCGGAAAAGAATGTATATATCGGTAGTACAAAAAATATTCTATCAATTCTATTAAGCTCTAGACAAGGATGTCACGGCGAATAAGCCACCACCTGCAGTGGAGCACATAATAAGGGGCGTGTTCAGATTCTCCCTAGCTTCCCGCTTCCCAAACTACACGTGCAAAACCGAGCTGAACTGCCCAGCTCCATGAAGCTAGATTCGCGAAGCTGAGCAATTTCTATGTACAAAGTGTGGAGCAATCATTTTGGGAATTCATGGATCTGAGAAATGCAGAGCACCACTTATTTACGGCTATTTTGCTACCGCCTGGTCAAAACTTACAGGACATCCCAAGCTTGACGGCATCATCCTTGGGCGGCTCCCCAGTGCTGGACGGATCTTGCGGTCGGGAGGAGCGGTCGCGGTTGCCGTACCAACATGACCAAGCAGCACCGGGGAAATCATGCTCACCGGTGCCAGCAGACTCAGTCCCGCGAGCAGTTCAGTGCTGGCGCCCCATCCTCGTCTCTGCTGGGCGCCTTTGCGTGTACTTGTCCAGGAGGACCAGGACGCCGCGAATTCGCGATGCCGTTCCTGGGCGAGGCACGACGGGGAAGACGgccaggaaagaaaagaaaaaaaaaagagggaaaGCCGCGACCCTCCTCTGCGTGCCTGGCAACCGACTAGGTTAAAAATGGGCCAAAAGCTACTGGGCTGATAGCTGTCTAATGGGCTTTCAGTCCATTCAAAAACAAGAAGCTGACCGAACGTTTCCtgctccaaccaagacgtcagaTCTGGGTTTCTGAAACCCGATTTGAGGATTTCAGGAAGTCGGGGACTTCTCGAACacacccttagagcatctccagccgcgtccaccGAAGTGTCCGCTAAAGAGATTTGGAGGGCGctagacaaaaaaacgttcccagcgtgccccaaagcctctttttgttcAGCGCGGTCCAATACAGTGTCCGACGTCCCGAGcctgtccccgctacacaggagacgctccgggcacgccaggcacaacgaaatgcgaggcgaggaggcgcagGCCTGATGGGTCGGGAGCCTAAAACCCAtcacctacctttggtcaagcgacgttaatggcgtcccagatTTCCCAGGCGATGCAGGgatgcgtctcgtcgtgcatggccacgtGGCCATCCGTGCCGGCGTTTATTGCATCCAACACCCCGCTGCTGCTTCGcctgccgccgctgtacattaagagcACCCCTGCTTCCTTCCCATCCCAATCTCACGCCGCGTGGCCATCTGCGCCGGCGTTTATTGCGTCCAACGCCCCGCTGCCGCTTCGTCTGCCGCCGCTGTATATTAAGAGCGCCCTTGCTTCCTTCCCCAACCCAATCTCTCGCTGCTCTAACCTCTCGCTGCTCCCAAATCTCCTCTCCCTAGCCAATGTCGTCAcaatagctggaacaaggacgggcgCGTCCTCTTCTGGGGCCTTCCGGGGTGCACCCTGGAGAACGTCGTCGACGGCATCCAcaactcgtcctcctccaactcttcctcaTCAGGGCCGGCgcaatcgacgccgtcctcgttgcACCGCGCCGcggcctacaccgtccccaagcgcgaggagccggagttcgcgacgccgcccgtcaatccgaggcgcggcggcggcaacCTCCTCATCccaaagccggaggtgaaggaggagcaggacgacgaggcagccgggaaggcggcgctgctgatggagtacgagcggcagcagcgacgaccccgaggactgcccacggCTGCACGTGGCGTTCgcgtcgctgaacgacaaggacgcctagaggggcgacctcgacagggcgatcgccatgtccatccgcaacACCgggaagccgctcgtggacctcaccgacgacggcgaggctgggCCAAGCGgcgtggtgaaggacgagcccgtcgacgagcctgacgagcgcgtcaagcaggaggtcgtcaccgacgacatgtacaacttccaccaatactacgacgcctctggccgccgcaagtactactagattagggtttagtttaaatctcatcgaatttcgttcaaatctatgtaatatatagcaagtttgaatgaatttGCTCAAGTTTTAAATatctgaaattttgtttgggggatgcggctggggagTGAAGTCCCCAAATGCggaacgaacaaaacacgtcccccaaacgctagaTCAGGCGccatttgggggacgctttgggctttgggggacacggctgtaGATGCTCTTAGGTGCCCAATCCAAACATTTTAGGAGTGCTGAACTGCTGAGGTGTTTTTCTTGCCTCGGCATGGTAATACTTAGTTTGGCCAAACTCGGCCTCGAAAATTTGGAGGCTCCACATGAAGTCAAATTCAATACTCCTGTTCAGGCGAGAGACTTTGGAGTAATTCACTAACAGGTCATGGAATTGAAAACCAACGATCAAATGTTTGTCATTATCAAATTTTGAGACAGAGAATTGGCTTCAAGGTTATACTAgcacctaagaacttgaggatcACTTTCAAGGATCAGATGGACATACCTTATTTATGTACTTCAGTTGCTCAAGCACTTCATCAGTCCCCAATTCCTACAATGGATAGTCCAGATATCAGTTTTGTATTGCAACTTCAATTACTGAATGGTGCAAACAATATAAGGTACAATTGAGAGTGTTATTACAGAGAGGTTGCAACAGGACTTCAAATAGATGCATGGATGAAAATCATGAAATATACTCGCACATGATTAATACATCCAAAGATTAAACAAAGAGCCAATAAATCTACCACATAATCAATATACCGTAATTTGTGAAGAGCTTGCTTTGCGGCTAACAGGTAAAGCAAGACCCAACAAGGCCACACAGAAAAAAAACGTGGCACCTATAACACAAACATACCTGTGGAACAGCACAATCAGCATGAATTGGATCCCAAAGAACTGAGCACGAACAATCCCAATCGCTCGACTGAACAACAAATAGTGGTGCCCTGCAAACATTCCCATGAGGTAATGAAAACATCAATGCATATGCGAATGATAGTTGTTAACAGGAAAACACAATATAGAAGAGCCTTCTAAGTTCTAACACATGAAAAATGAGCTCCTTTTCTCCTATATTCAAACTATTGCCATGTGGGGAATAAAATGTCCAATATTTAGCAATCTAACAGCAACAAGCACCCCACACTGACAGAAAAAACTACATAAATTAGGGTGGGCGATGCTACCTCCGCCACTTGCCACAAATAGCTCCTGTGTCTAAGACTTCTTGGCACTGAATCCAGTTACCAATGCTGCTTTTCTTGTCTTCACGCCTTTGTGGCCACTGCAAGTAAAGCACCACTGTCAGGAGGCATGGCTGAAAATGGCCACTAAGTAACTCTTTTATTTATTATCGTTAAACAGGTCCATAGTGTGCTGAGACCTACACTTGGACTTGTCATTTCAGTGGCATCAAGTTCAGAGGGATCCATAAAATGATCATCATTGCTGCATAGATAATGGGAGTTACTATTAGAAATTTTATTTGACACAAAGGTGCAAgatgaaaaaacaaaaataaactaaagtagGGCATACAATTTTAAGGTAATTTTAGGATTTCAAATATATGTTATTGTTTATACATTATAATGGAACTTTGGTAACAAAAGATGAAGTTGGAGAATGTTGACTAGGCAACAGCCTTTCGTCACATGATAAGCACTACTCCATGGGAAAGACAAGTGTTTCCCATGTGAATTGCCATTTTTCATAAATCAAAATTAATCCTTAGTTGAAGCTGCATCTCCTGTCCCAGTAGTAATGACATGCTTAAAGTACAAAAATTCAACAAGTGTGAGCATACCAAGAAATCGGACCAGACCATTCTGGAACTTCTGCTTGAAAGTTTCCACCAATCCTCACTTGAGTGTCATATGGTTCAGGATTCATCAACATATCTCTTATTGAACCAAGGCTTCGGTGGGGTCTTTGAATGTGCTTGGCTGATCCATCTTCCGCACTCGGAAAAATCTCACGTTTCCTCTTATGTTTCTTCCTTGAACAATCTAGGCAGTACCACTCTTTATCTGGTATTTTCTTAATGCGCCGGTGGCAGCAATGCAAGTGGAATGCTCCTTCACAACAATCACATATTAACATGCGGCATGGATCTTCCAAAGACCCACAACTCTCGCATGCAAATAAAGGGTTGCTTTCATTGTCATCATGGGAGAATGTAGCTGATGAACTGCTCCATTCCGATTTTTCAATCGGGATTATATCTCTTTTGAGTATGGATATGCAAAGCTCCCATGACGTCAACTCCGTAAATGGTTTTGTAGCATTGGTATCGGACGATGAACTCTTCGTGGCATCCTTTGTCTTGTCATTGATATAAGATGGCATGCTTGATATGGAAATTGAGTTCCTATCATCCACATTAGAAAGTGACTCCGATGAGTTCTTCCAAATACTTTCTTTAGAAGCTTCTCGAGGATCTATATATTTCGTTGTAcattcaaaactttttttttcagattttgggACTTCTACATTTGAAGAAATAATAAGTGATTTTCCATTGGAATTTTGGACCCGGGGAAAATTATCTCCAAAAGTTGTGAAACTTATATTTGTCTTCTTGACCGCATTTCCATTTGTCCGAAGAAAATCACATTTCATGTCTGTCTTCCTTCCTTTATTCAGATCATGATAATCTTCTGAAGAAGGAACATAACAAACGTCATCGATGGCTAGCAAATTTGAGCTCGAGGATAAATCCGAAGAATTAACTGATGACTTCGATTTCTTCTTCTCACATAGAAAGAGGTTCTTCATAGATCTCCTTGGGCGTATATTAGGTTTAATAGTCATATATTCTCTTGGAAAAGAATTGTGACCGTTTCTACCACAATATTGgacccaaaaaaaaaattggctaAGGAAACACTCATCAATAGATTTGGATATAGAGGTTGTAATATTGTAGTGCTTAACAAGCACAACCTCAAATGCGCTTGCCCACAAGAGAAATTTGAAAGCTTCTTCCCACGGCTACCCACAAGCTCTTCAATAAGGGGAAGGAAAGCATTAGTCAACTATGTATATTTTCAAGAAAAAATATACAATATCATCTAGCTAGAACACAGGCGAAGTAACCACAACAAGAGCAGAGAATTTGATGAAGACAACAATAAATAAATTAAGCACGATTCACAAGGAGTAAGCGGAGTTGTAAATTTTGCACCTTGCATTGTTTTGAACACCTCTATTCTTCCCCTTTGGACGAAtctagagctcacgaagccaagcTTCTCTAATGGTCAGTGACATCCTAGACCAAGGCTaaataggattgataggatactcatatCAACAAGGTGCATATTATTTTTTGGAAGCTCATCTccaaagaacctcaaggttaagtGTGCTtggcttaataggattgataggatactcataccaACTAGGAAGTTGATCCCTGGTGCGCAAGAAAAATTAGTGTTGGTATGTAGGGCCAGCTCGAGGCTGGGGTATTACATGGTCATAACTAATGTGCTTGGATAGGATTTAAATAATTTGGTGATTTACAAGGACACGTATCTTGGGTTTATCATCAAAGCAGAGGTAGAAGAACACAAACATCAACTATTGTTAGGCTCAAACCTTCGTGATACTTTAATCCAGTCCAAATAGGGTAAGTAGCATCTACTAgacaaaaatattgttttttacTTCGTCACGGAACATGTAACGAACAAATCATCTAAAGTTAAAATTTACGTGCGTTAGCGGCAAAGTAATCAATGTCTTTCCACCAAATGGTGTCCCTCGAGGAGCTTCACTACACAACATGGTAGTCACCTATATGAATCAACCTGATATGTGGGTCTAATGTAACATTCCTTCGAGATTGTGTGTACAAATCAAATTGGAGACTAATAACATTGAGTTCAAGTGACAAGGACTAGTGGCGGAGCTATGTTGGGGCTATCAAGGGGATAACATCAACTTCGAGTGCCGAACCTACATCTAAGAAAGCCCCTTTTTAGAAAGATTGAGCCAAATAAAAATAGATCATGATACGATCATGAGACTTGAAAAATCGAGATTAGTCTATTCTATTCTATATATCTAGATTATATAATGGTATAATACAATTAAgaaatacaaataaaatcataGCTCCTCCATGCGCATAATCGACATGATAAACCCAAGAGAAAACTAGCCAAGGCTCCCATAGTGTCCACCCATGGCCGGTTTGGTCACACCCTTGCCACGGGCGACGATACCTCCCTCTTATGATCTCGTATGGAATGATTTAAGCCGAGAAACACAAAGGTCTCCCCACGATTTTTTTTTATTCTACCTGTTTAGATTTGTTGTCTTTTTGTTACATCGTGGTTTATTTATATATTAGGACCAGGTTAGAAGTATTGGACTCCCATCACCTATCCAATTGTATTCCACCATAGGAGATTTGAATCAATTTGAGTGACAGGGACAACTAGATCGCACCATTGTGTATTAGATCTAGGTTTTCTTATTTATGCAGGGgagtagatttttttttgaagggGAGCAGatctgggtttttttttttgcagaggagtagatctagggtttctaaTATGGGGGGAGTTATAATCCAGAATTGCAATGGAGAACGATCATGCCTTCCCTGCAAGTTCACGGAGATCAGCATGGAGATTATCCCACAATTAACTCCTGCAGTAGCATAGATTCCCCCTCTCCCCACCTAGACATTCTTTCCCCAAATTCTGCCCGAATCCATTCAATACCTTCCGCCTCCAAATGTGAGGGGCCCTGGTCTCCACGATTCCAGCTCATAGACAACCAACCCAAATCCACCCACCATCGAGTGCTACGAGTTCAAAATTATACAAACAGCAAGCATGTAAATCGAAACAAAACAAGAACGGATCTGCGCATAGTAGTGTATCTTCCGAATCTACACCAAATCGCAGGGGAGAATAAGAGAGATAGGTTACCTGGCGCTTCACTGTGGCCTCGCTGTAATTGGATTCGGAGTAACGGCGCAGCTGTGCGGCGGAGCAAGGATGTGGCAGTAGTGAATAATAAAAGAGCAATTATATGTCTGCAGAACTCTTCAAGCAAGCGCCTCTCTCctttcttctttaattaataataaTGGGAAAAGTGAATGATATGCCTTCAACGGGGAATGAAACAACATGGATCAACACGCGCTTTTGATATTTTAGAAATACTATCCACACTAATTTATTTATAAGCACTAATTTATTTATAAGGATCTCTCGCAAAAAAAGAAGGATGGCTGGATTGTGAACGAGGGAGCTCTGCCACCCTGGAATATCAATCAGAGATTTTCTTTGATAAACAAATAGATAAAtggaattgttttttttttttgccctaCCAGGCCAAAATATTCTGCATCTAGCAAAGGGCTATTTTTTTAATATCAATCAGAGATTCGTGCATCGGCGAGCTTGGCCTCCCCGTCCCCTCTACCCTTGTTTCTCCCCTGGCACGGATGAGGATAAATTTACCTTAGGTTGAAGATTCATGAAACCCTTGAACACATGAGGAGGTGATGATGCCGCCTTGGAAGAGCAATCGGGGTTAAGACGGAGTGAGTTAACAACGGATGTGAAGGTACGAGAAGAGTGGTGATAGGTTGTGACTGATCTGGCGTCGCGCCGCCAAAGATTAGAAAGAATAGGGGAACAGGATGTCGAGAACTACGGCGCTAGGGCTACTTGTGAAGGTGTTATATAGCCGGTGTGTTTGTGATCTAGAGTGAGACCTAGATCCAAGGGCTACAAATAAATCACAATTTTGAGAACAAAAAAGAATACTCGTTTTCCTATCTTATGGAGCATAGAGACCTACTATGGCTTAAATACAATTTGCAAA contains the following coding sequences:
- the LOC124699775 gene encoding uncharacterized protein LOC124699775 isoform X1, translating into MTIKPNIRPRRSMKNLFLCEKKKSKSSVNSSDLSSSSNLLAIDDVCYVPSSEDYHDLNKGRKTDMKCDFLRTNGNAVKKTNISFTTFGDNFPRVQNSNGKSLIISSNVEVPKSEKKSFECTTKYIDPREASKESIWKNSSESLSNVDDRNSISISSMPSYINDKTKDATKSSSSDTNATKPFTELTSWELCISILKRDIIPIEKSEWSSSSATFSHDDNESNPLFACESCGSLEDPCRMLICDCCEGAFHLHCCHRRIKKIPDKEWYCLDCSRKKHKRKREIFPSAEDGSAKHIQRPHRSLGSIRDMLMNPEPYDTQVRIGGNFQAEVPEWSGPISCNDDHFMDPSELDATEMTSPSWPQRREDKKSSIGNWIQCQEVLDTGAICGKWRRAPLFVVQSSDWDCSCSVLWDPIHADCAVPQELGTDEVLEQLKYINKLKNRLDIRKKKH
- the LOC124699775 gene encoding tyrosine-protein kinase BAZ1B-like isoform X2; the protein is MPSYINDKTKDATKSSSSDTNATKPFTELTSWELCISILKRDIIPIEKSEWSSSSATFSHDDNESNPLFACESCGSLEDPCRMLICDCCEGAFHLHCCHRRIKKIPDKEWYCLDCSRKKHKRKREIFPSAEDGSAKHIQRPHRSLGSIRDMLMNPEPYDTQVRIGGNFQAEVPEWSGPISCNDDHFMDPSELDATEMTSPSWPQRREDKKSSIGNWIQCQEVLDTGAICGKWRRAPLFVVQSSDWDCSCSVLWDPIHADCAVPQELGTDEVLEQLKYINKLKNRLDIRKKKH
- the LOC124699775 gene encoding B3 domain-containing protein Os07g0679700-like isoform X3; the encoded protein is MDPSELDATEMTSPSWPQRREDKKSSIGNWIQCQEVLDTGAICGKWRRAPLFVVQSSDWDCSCSVLWDPIHADCAVPQELGTDEVLEQLKYINKLKNRLDIRKKKH